CGATATTACGTTGTGGGAAGAAGAAGAATGGTTATGCATCGACGTGCGTGATTATGGAATAGGTATTCCCGAGAATGTGCAGGACATGTTGTTTACGAAGTTTTACCGTGTGGACAATTCGGATCATCGTCAGATTGGCGGGACTGGACTGGGGCTTTACATTTCGCGCAAAATTGTAGAGGACCACCAGGGAACGCTTACCTTTATATCCGCGTCGCACAAAGGAAGTACGTTCAAGGTTCGATTGCCCAAGCAGGACGAACTCTTGTAAAACAAGTGAAGCCTTTATCTAGTAGGATGCTTTCATCCTTAATTAGATAAAGGCTTTTTTTGTTTTTCAAAATTTCCCGGATAAAAAAACAACTTCTTTTGCAAACTGTCTATAGAGCCATAATTTGCATGCCATGCAAAAGGAGGACGGCAGGTCTATGTTCCGTAAACAAGAGAAAACCCTTATTATCGTCTGCCTGGTCGCAGCCGTGATCGTGCTGTATGCCGTTGTCAAAAGTATTATCCGGATCATGAGTTATTGAGGCGTATCGTCACACAGGCGGTATGAAGTCGTACATACGATTATGTGAAAGAGGAGTGTAACCCCATGTCATCCCTGGACCCTGTTCTGCTCAGCCGGATGCTGACCGGTCTTACCCTGTTTGTGCACATCATTTTTGCTTCCATCGGTGTAGGCGTCCCACTCATGATCGCCTTGGCTGAATGGCGCGGATTGCGCACGAATGATATCCATTACACCTTGCTCGCGCGCAGATGGGCGCGGGGGTTCGTCATTACCGTTGCCGTTGGTGTGGTTACCGGCACCTCAATCGGTTTACAGCTCAGCCTGCTGTGGCCAATGTTTATGCGAGTAGCGGGGCAGGCCATTGCCTTGCCGCTGTTTATGGAGACGTTCGCCTTTTTTGTGGAGGCGATCTTTCTTGGAATCTACCTTTATACATGGGACCGATTCAAAAAGAAATATACGCACATGCTGCTGCTGATTCCGGTGGCACTGGGTTCCTCTGCCTCTGCGATATTCATTACAACGGTGAATTCCTTTATGAATCAGCCTCAGGGGTTTACCCTGATTAACGGCATCATGAAGGACATCCACCCGATTGCTGCGATGCTGAATCCGGCTACCCCGACCAAGGTATCTCACGTGCTCGCCTCGTCATACACATTGAGTGCGGGGATATTGGCAGGCATCGCCGCATTCAGCTTGCTTCGGGGTCGGGATCATGTGTATTACAAAAAGGCACTTAAGCTCACAACGGTATGTGCGCTCGTATTTGCGGTCAGCACCGTCATGATCGGAGATTCTTCCGGTAAATTTCTGGCGAAATACCAGCCGGAGAAGCTCGCCGCCGCAGAGTGGCATTTCAAAACGATGACGAAAGCGCCGCTGGTTTATGGGGGTATTCTTGATGAGAACAATGAAGTGAAATATGCCATTGAGATTCCCTATGCACTTAGCATATTGGCAGGAAACAGACCCGACACAGAAGTGAAAGGGCTCGAAGAATTTCCGGCCGATCTGAGGCCGCCGTTGTCCATTCATTATATGTTTGACCTGAAAGTAACGACAGGCGTGATCATTCTGCTAATCCCGGTGCTTTATGTGTTCCGCCGCTGGCTGCCGGGGCGCAAGCCTTATCCAAAGTGGCTCTTGTTAGGCATCGTCCTGCTTGGGCCGCTGGCCATGATTGCCATCGAGCTGGGCTGGATGTTCGCCGAGGTCGGCAGACAGCCATGGATTTTGCGCGGGTACATGAAGGTGTCGGAAGCAGCAACAACATCATCCTCCGTAGGCTGGATGCTCGTTCTGTTTATTCTGCTGTACCTGATCCTTTGCTTTTCAGCGATACGGGTACTCAGCAAGCTGTTCCGTAACAAGGAAGCAGAGAAGGAACTGGAGTCTCTCGGTCTGGAAGGAGGGATCGTGCATTGAGCTTTGAAATTGCAGGCATCGCGATCTTGTGGACGTTTCTGTTTGGATATCTGATCGTGGCTTCGATTGATTTTGGGGCCGGATTTTTCAGCTTTTACAGCATATTAACCGGACACGAGAACAAAATCCATAACATTATTCAGCGCTATCTCTCACCCGTGTGGGAAGTGACGAATGTGTTTCTGATCTTTTTTGTGGTTGGTCTGGTCGGATTTTATCCGGATAGTGCTTTTTATTACGGGACAGCCTTGCTTGTTCCAGGTTCATTGGCGATTGTACTGCTTGCGATTCGGGGCGTGTACTACGCCTATAATACCTATGGGAACCATGGGCAGAACAGCCGGATCTATATGGCGTTGTACGGAGCGACGGGATTGCTGATCCCGGCGGTGTTTTCCACCATTTTGGCGATATCCGAAGGTGGAATTATTGAGCAGGTGGGTGATCAGGTGTTTTTCCGCTGGCGTGAGTTTTTGACGAATCCGTATACCTGGTCTGTTGTATTGCTTGCGCTGGTAAGTGTGCTGTATATCTCAGCGATGTTTCTTTCCTATTATGCCAAGCGGGCGGAGGATGAGACTGCGTTTGAAGTCCTTCGCGAATATGCGCTCCTATGGAGTCTGCCTACGATCTTTGCCAGCTTTCTGGCATTTTTGCAAATTAACAAACAGAATCCCGCACACTTTGAGCAGATGTTGAATATCTCATGGATGTTTATCGCATCTTTTATCTGTTTTGTGATCGCCGTCTCACTGGTATGGAAACGTAAATATTTGGGCTGGTGCTTTATCGCCGTCATGCTGCAGTTTGCCTTTGCTTGGTACGGCTATGGGCGCTCACATCTTCCTTACATTCTGTATCCGTACATTAATATTTACGACAGCTTTACGAACAAGACGATGGGTATTGCGCTCATTACGGCGTTCAGCCTGGGATTGCTAGTGCTTATTCCTTCACTCGTGCTCATTATGAAGCTGTTTCTGTTTGATGCCAATTATGTGCGAGGTAATGCTGGCAAAAAGAAAGGATGAGTCCGTTCATGCTTCCCAACATACAGTTCATCATGCTTCCACAGTTTCTTCTCAGCTCTGACGCGGGAGTGACGGGGATTCCCGGGATAACGGGATTAAGTTTTTTTGAGACCTTTACCATTATGTACGCCCCACCACTGATCATCGTGGCTGCAATTGCGTTTTTGTTCGTCTACTTGGCGAAATGCAAAAATCCAAAGGATTGATTCGTTGGTACGTACTTTCCAATTCGGGGTAATCTTTTGTTAAGATACGAGGAGGGGAGGAGGGCCCTTTCATGCCGAAAATCCGTTATAACAACATTGATAATGTAAGTACGGACAAAACGCTGAAGGAATTCAAGCAGTGGAGGGAGCAGCGGCGCAGCAAAGTGAAGGATTATTCCTACACCGTGCCCAAGCACCCACCTGAACTGGATTATCTGCACGCCAACCGGGCTGAAACCACGATTACCTGGATTGGTCATTCCACATTTTTCATTCAATATCATGGACTAAACATCGTGACAGACCCGGTCTGGGCCGAGAAAATGGGATTTCAGCGCAGACTCGGTGCTCCTGGCATACCAATTCAGGATATTCCACCTTTGGATGTCATTCTGATCTCGCATTCACACTATGATCATTTGCATCTCGCATCGCTGCGGAAATTGGTGACGGCCAAGACACTGCTCATCGTTCCTGATGGTCTCAAGCGCAAAATGGTGCGCAAAGGATTCCACCGGTGTCATGAGATGAAATGGTGGGAACATATTACGCTAGGCGGAGTCAAAATAACCTTTGTACCTGCACAGCACTGGACGCGCCGAACCCTATTTGATACTAATACGTCCCATTGGGGCGGTTATGTATTGGAACAGAATCACCCGGCAGTTGTTCCGTCTAAAGAGAGTGCTGCGACGAGCGAAGGCCATGGTTATGAAAATTCCCGAGCAGCAGGTACGGTTGATCCAATAGAGACATCGGCTGATCATTCTCCTGGCGGTCCGCCAGTCATTTATTTTGTAGGGGATACAGGATACTTCCAGGGATTCAAAACGATCGGTGAACGCTTCGACATTGGTGTCACCCTGATGCCAATCGGTGCGTACGAGCCGGAATGGTTCATGACCTCCCAGCATGTGACGCCGGAAGAAGCGCTGCAGGGATTTGTAGAAACGGGTTCCCAGCTTATGGTTCCCATGCATTATGGGACATTTAAGCTGGCGGATGACACACCCAAGGAAGCGCTCGATCGAATGGAAGTGGAACGAGAACGGCTGGGGATCAGCGCAGAACGTATTCGGGTACTGGGACATGGTGAGACGCTCCGTATCCGGCACGAAGAAAGTAAACAAGACTAACAAAAATGGTCTAGATATGCTAATGTAAGGGTATACCCGCATGAACGGTACATTTACCAAATCTTTAACGATTAAAAAGCGGCCAATTTTCGAATTTGCCGCTTTTTTGTGTTATAATATGGTGCCAGAATAGGCTTCGGGATATTGAATCCATGATTGAATTAGTTGCTATTCATGCAGTATGCAGAATATTAAATAAAAGGATGGTATGCTTAATGATTAGTACAAGCGGCATCACGCTCCGCTACGGAAAACGTGCACTTTTTGAAGATGTGAATATCAAGTTCACGCCAGGCAACTGTTACGGTCTGATCGGCGCCAACGGAGCCGGCAAATCAACATTTCTGAAAATTTTGTCCGGTGAAATTGAAGCAAACTCGGGAGAGGTGCACATCACCCCGGGCGAACGCATGGCCGTTTTGAAGCAAAACCACTTTGAATATGATGAGTATCCGGTTCTCGAAACCGTAATTATGGGCCACAGCCGTCTTTATTCCATCATGAAAGAGAAGGACGCATTGTATGCCAAAGCGGACTTTACGGAAGAAGATGGTTTGCGCGCAGGTGAGCTTGAAGGTGAGTTTGCTGAACTGAATGGTTGGGATGCTGAGCCGGATGCAGCGGCACTCCTGATCGGCCTCGGTATCGAACGTGACATGCATGAGAAGAAAATGGTTGATCTGAGCGGTAACGAAAAAGTTCGTGTCCTGCTTGCACAAGCCTTGTTTGGTCGTCCAAACAACCTGTTGCTCGATGAGCCTACCAACCACTTGGACCTCGAATCCATTCAATGGCTGGAAAACTTCCTCATGGACTATGAAGGTACCGTTATTGTAGTATCCCATGACCGTCACTTCCTGAACAAAGTATGTACACACATTGCAGATATCGATTTCGGTAAAATTCAGCTGTACGTAGGTAACTACGATTTCTGGTATGAATCCAGCCAATTGGCACTTGCTTTGCAACGTGATGCTAATAAGAAAAAAGAAGAGAAAATTAAAGAGCTGCAAGCCTTTATTCAACGTTTCTCTGCGAATGCTTCCAAATCGAAGCAAGCGACTTCACGTAAGAAACAGCTCGACAAAATCACGTTGGATGATCTTCGTCCATCAAACCGGAAATATCCGTTCATCAACTTCAAACCTGAGCGTGAAGCGGGTAAACAATTGTTGACCGTTGACCGTATCAACAAAACAATTGATGGTGTGAACATGCTGAATGATCTCAGCTTTGTGGTGAATAAAGGGGATAAAATTGCCTTTGTTGGCCCGAACGGTAATGCCAAATCATTGTTGTTTGATATCCTTATGGGTGAAACGGAAGCGGATAGTGGCGAATACACTTGGGGTATTACCACAACACAGGCTTATTTCCCGAAAGACAACTCCAAATATTTTGACGGTGTAGATATGAGTCTCGTGGATTGGCTTCGTCAATATTCCAAAGATCAGGATGAAACGTACCTGCGTGGATTCTTGGGTCGTATGCTGTTCTCAGGCGAGGAAT
Above is a window of Paenibacillus sp. E222 DNA encoding:
- a CDS encoding ABC-F family ATP-binding cassette domain-containing protein; this translates as MISTSGITLRYGKRALFEDVNIKFTPGNCYGLIGANGAGKSTFLKILSGEIEANSGEVHITPGERMAVLKQNHFEYDEYPVLETVIMGHSRLYSIMKEKDALYAKADFTEEDGLRAGELEGEFAELNGWDAEPDAAALLIGLGIERDMHEKKMVDLSGNEKVRVLLAQALFGRPNNLLLDEPTNHLDLESIQWLENFLMDYEGTVIVVSHDRHFLNKVCTHIADIDFGKIQLYVGNYDFWYESSQLALALQRDANKKKEEKIKELQAFIQRFSANASKSKQATSRKKQLDKITLDDLRPSNRKYPFINFKPEREAGKQLLTVDRINKTIDGVNMLNDLSFVVNKGDKIAFVGPNGNAKSLLFDILMGETEADSGEYTWGITTTQAYFPKDNSKYFDGVDMSLVDWLRQYSKDQDETYLRGFLGRMLFSGEESLKKASVLSGGEKVRCMLAKMMQTGANALILDEPTNHLDLESITALNNGMIDFDGTMLFTSHDHQFIQTIANRIIEITPNGIIDRQMSYDEYLESDEIKELRNKMYPVEA
- a CDS encoding cytochrome d ubiquinol oxidase subunit II gives rise to the protein MSFEIAGIAILWTFLFGYLIVASIDFGAGFFSFYSILTGHENKIHNIIQRYLSPVWEVTNVFLIFFVVGLVGFYPDSAFYYGTALLVPGSLAIVLLAIRGVYYAYNTYGNHGQNSRIYMALYGATGLLIPAVFSTILAISEGGIIEQVGDQVFFRWREFLTNPYTWSVVLLALVSVLYISAMFLSYYAKRAEDETAFEVLREYALLWSLPTIFASFLAFLQINKQNPAHFEQMLNISWMFIASFICFVIAVSLVWKRKYLGWCFIAVMLQFAFAWYGYGRSHLPYILYPYINIYDSFTNKTMGIALITAFSLGLLVLIPSLVLIMKLFLFDANYVRGNAGKKKG
- a CDS encoding MBL fold metallo-hydrolase, which codes for MPKIRYNNIDNVSTDKTLKEFKQWREQRRSKVKDYSYTVPKHPPELDYLHANRAETTITWIGHSTFFIQYHGLNIVTDPVWAEKMGFQRRLGAPGIPIQDIPPLDVILISHSHYDHLHLASLRKLVTAKTLLIVPDGLKRKMVRKGFHRCHEMKWWEHITLGGVKITFVPAQHWTRRTLFDTNTSHWGGYVLEQNHPAVVPSKESAATSEGHGYENSRAAGTVDPIETSADHSPGGPPVIYFVGDTGYFQGFKTIGERFDIGVTLMPIGAYEPEWFMTSQHVTPEEALQGFVETGSQLMVPMHYGTFKLADDTPKEALDRMEVERERLGISAERIRVLGHGETLRIRHEESKQD
- a CDS encoding cytochrome ubiquinol oxidase subunit I, translated to MSSLDPVLLSRMLTGLTLFVHIIFASIGVGVPLMIALAEWRGLRTNDIHYTLLARRWARGFVITVAVGVVTGTSIGLQLSLLWPMFMRVAGQAIALPLFMETFAFFVEAIFLGIYLYTWDRFKKKYTHMLLLIPVALGSSASAIFITTVNSFMNQPQGFTLINGIMKDIHPIAAMLNPATPTKVSHVLASSYTLSAGILAGIAAFSLLRGRDHVYYKKALKLTTVCALVFAVSTVMIGDSSGKFLAKYQPEKLAAAEWHFKTMTKAPLVYGGILDENNEVKYAIEIPYALSILAGNRPDTEVKGLEEFPADLRPPLSIHYMFDLKVTTGVIILLIPVLYVFRRWLPGRKPYPKWLLLGIVLLGPLAMIAIELGWMFAEVGRQPWILRGYMKVSEAATTSSSVGWMLVLFILLYLILCFSAIRVLSKLFRNKEAEKELESLGLEGGIVH